The Victivallis sp. Marseille-Q1083 DNA window AAAATATTGTAATGCAATTTGTTATTGTTTTATTCTCCTCTTGATGGCATGAGATTTGTGCAACATTCAGGCAGAACCGGGAGATTTCATATCCCGGCCGCTTCGACAAAGTTGCCGCCTAGATTGTCCGGGACTGAATGTCGATACTTGGACGCTGGACTGTGAACGAAACTGCCGGCGCGGCGAGACAGATTTATGATTGCAGCGAAAGTTTACGGCTGGTGTCGTCGAGCTGTTCGATGGTCAGGCGGCGGGTTTCCGGCGGCAGGATGTCGGCGATCCGTTCCGACCACTCCACCAGTGCGTACGCGCCGGGATCGTTGAGATATTCGTCCACGCCGAACGCCAGCGCCGAACGGGAGTTTTCGATCCGGTAGAGGTCAAGATGAAACAGATAGCCGCCCTCCGGCAATGGATATTCCTGGATGATCGTGTAAGTCGGGCTGGAAACCGGTTCGGTAATGCCGAGGCCTCGGGCGAAACCGCGCGAAAAGACCGTCTTGCCGGCGCCGAGATTGCCGTGCAGCGCCAGTACGGTGCCGCGCGGCAGCCGGCGGGCCAGTTGGGAAGCGAACGCTTCGGTTTCCTGCTCTGAACGGCTGATGAGTTCCGTCACGTCATTGAAAGTGGACATAGCCTGAATTTCCTTTGTTTGATAGGTGGTTGCCGAAACGGTCGACAACGGTTCCCGGCCTTTGGCCGGCAATCCGGCCGATGACGCTCAAACGAGTAGCGAACGGCCAGCGGTTTTGCAAGGTTTCCAACTGTTCCGGCGGCAGTGTGAAGAGCAGTTCGTAATCTTCACCGTCGCCCAGCGCCATGCCGGTGTCGGCGCCGGAGCGCAGCGGCAGCGCTTCGGTATCCAGTACGATACCGGTTTTCGATTGTTCGGCCAGCCGCTGCGCATCCAGCAGCAGGCCGTCGCTGATGTCCATCATGCAGCGGGTGAAGTCTCCGGCCAGGAAAGCGCCTTCGGCCAGCCGCGGCTGGAAATCGAGATGGTGCTCGCTGGCCAGCGAATTGCCGAGTTCGCCGGTTACCAGCAGTAATTCGCCATCGCGGGCGGCCGTCCGGCGACAGAGCTTGGTCCGTTCAACTTGACCGAGGATGGTCAGCGTGCCGACTTCGCCTTCGATGCCCGGCGGCAGCGCGGCCAGGTCGCCGCCGCAGATTGCCACGTTATACCGGCGGGCGCATGCTTCCAGGCCGGCATAGAAGCGCTTGAGCCAGTCGTCGGAAACGCCGCCGAGCGCCAGCGTCAGCAACGCCCAGGCCGGCCGG harbors:
- the thiL gene encoding thiamine-phosphate kinase, yielding MADELQLLREILPTLRQRPDVVVPPGDDCAAIDSGGTELLLAAVDQLIGDVHYYRQRTEPERIGAKLLKRNLSDIAAMGGRPAWALLTLALGGVSDDWLKRFYAGLEACARRYNVAICGGDLAALPPGIEGEVGTLTILGQVERTKLCRRTAARDGELLLVTGELGNSLASEHHLDFQPRLAEGAFLAGDFTRCMMDISDGLLLDAQRLAEQSKTGIVLDTEALPLRSGADTGMALGDGEDYELLFTLPPEQLETLQNRWPFATRLSVIGRIAGQRPGTVVDRFGNHLSNKGNSGYVHFQ
- the tsaE gene encoding tRNA (adenosine(37)-N6)-threonylcarbamoyltransferase complex ATPase subunit type 1 TsaE gives rise to the protein MSTFNDVTELISRSEQETEAFASQLARRLPRGTVLALHGNLGAGKTVFSRGFARGLGITEPVSSPTYTIIQEYPLPEGGYLFHLDLYRIENSRSALAFGVDEYLNDPGAYALVEWSERIADILPPETRRLTIEQLDDTSRKLSLQS